In a single window of the Novipirellula galeiformis genome:
- a CDS encoding YdeI/OmpD-associated family protein, with amino-acid sequence MISDIEEYFSKGCGRCERFATSDCSTRHWSGGLAKLREICLGMDLVETVKWGHPCYMHGNRNIVIIGALRNDFRLSFFNAALMKDPDGVLEKRGPNTQHPDMIRFTENNQVAKMKLVIESCLTEAMGYAEAGIKLPTQQGKIELPDELREALDSDPELAEAFYCLTPGRQKSYVINLNSAKKPATRISRIAKFRDKILAGKGAMER; translated from the coding sequence ATGATTAGTGATATTGAAGAATACTTTTCGAAGGGTTGCGGCCGCTGCGAACGGTTTGCGACTTCGGATTGTTCAACTCGCCATTGGAGCGGTGGCCTCGCTAAACTCCGCGAAATTTGCCTCGGAATGGATTTGGTCGAGACCGTCAAATGGGGGCATCCCTGCTACATGCACGGCAATCGCAATATCGTCATTATCGGAGCCCTTCGAAACGACTTCCGTCTGAGTTTCTTTAACGCTGCTCTGATGAAAGACCCCGATGGCGTATTGGAAAAACGGGGGCCGAATACCCAGCACCCCGACATGATCCGTTTTACGGAGAACAACCAAGTAGCGAAGATGAAGCTGGTCATTGAGTCCTGTTTGACAGAGGCGATGGGGTATGCCGAAGCAGGCATCAAGCTCCCGACACAGCAAGGCAAAATCGAACTGCCTGATGAACTGCGAGAGGCTTTGGACTCCGATCCCGAACTTGCTGAAGCATTTTATTGTCTTACTCCCGGCCGCCAAAAAAGCTACGTGATAAACCTGAATTCAGCTAAGAAGCCAGCGACACGGATTTCACGCATCGCCAAATTCCGTGATAAGATTCTTGCGGGAAAAGGTGCGATGGAGCGTTGA
- a CDS encoding transposase, translating to MAEGINRKIQSVKRRGGGYRNKENCKTAIFSTAVDLIYTHTEP from the coding sequence GTGGCCGAGGGAATCAATCGAAAGATCCAGTCCGTCAAGCGGCGAGGGGGCGGTTACCGCAACAAAGAGAACTGCAAGACAGCGATCTTTTCTACTGCGGTGGACTTGATTTACACCCACACTGAGCCGTGA